A region of the Haematobia irritans isolate KBUSLIRL chromosome 5, ASM5000362v1, whole genome shotgun sequence genome:
gccgaaataaattcgaaacaaacatatctcttttcctatgccactgtcaaatcatcgatttgaattcacatggctgggtttattttgagcgtgcctcctcttctttttccatttgttttgttttgttattgttggttttgttctttaagcattgttgttgttttttatttcagcttaaaaccatacattgactaaactacaagagtagcttaaccaacagaggaaaagaatgtttgtcaaatttatttgggcaaagccctatagactgcaagatggttggatggacgcacgtttcggaattaccacattcctcatcagcatcctctacttgcagcaaaactatcaaccaattatcagaataaattcaggcagtttattaaacccaacaaaaaccacacttgaaccctccgaaaaaaggttttacattgatagccggcttatgccgaaataaattcgaaacaaacatatctcttttcctatgccactgtcaaatcatcgatttgaattcacatggctgggtttattttgagcgtgcctcctcttctttttccatttgttttgttttgttattgttggttttgttctttaagcattgttgttgttttttatttcagcttaaaaccatacattgactaaactacaagagtagcttaaccaacagaggaaaagaatgtttgtcaaatttatttgggcaaagccctatagactgcaagatggttggatggacgcacgtttcggaattaccacattcctcatcagcatcctctacttgcagcaaaactatcaaccaattatcagaataaattcagacagtttattaaacctaacaaaaaccacacttgaaccctccgaaaaaaggttttacattgatagccggcttatgccgaaataaattcgaaacaaacatatgtcttttcctatgccactgtcaaatcatcgatttgaattcacatggctgggtttattttgagcgtgcctcctcttctttttccatttgttttgttttgttattgttggttttgttctttaaaacaacaacaatgcttaaagaacaaaaccaacaataacaaaacaaaacaaatggaaaaagaagaggaggcacgctcaaaataaacccagccatgtgaattcaaatcgatgatttgacagtggcataggaaaagagatatgtttgtttcgaatttatttcggcataagccggctatcaatgtaaaaccttttttcggagggttcaagtgtggtttttgttgggtttaataaactgcctgaatttattctgataattggttgatagttttgctgcaagtagaggatgctgatgaggaatgtggtaattccgaaacgtgcgtccatccaaccatcttgcagtctatagggctttgcccaaataaatttgacaaacattcttttcctctgttggttaagctactcttgtagtttagtcaatgtatggttttaagctgaaataaaaaacaacaacaatgcttaaagaacaaaaccaacaataacaaaacaaaacaaatggaaaaagaagaggaggcacgctcaaaataaacccagccatgtgaattcaaatcgatgatttgacagtggcataggaaaagagatatgtttgtttcgaatttatttcggcataagccggctatcaatgtaaaaccttttttcggagggttcaagtgtggtttttgttgggtttaataaactgcctgaatttattctgataattggttgatagttttgctgcaagtagaggatgctgatgaggaatgtggtaattccgaaacgtgcgtccatccaaccatcttgcagtctatagggctttgcccaaataaatttgacaaacattcttttcctctgttggttaagctactcttgtagtttagtcaatgtatggttttaagctgaaataaaaaacaacaacaatgcttaaagaacaaaaccaacaataacaaaacaaaacaaatggaaaaagaagaggaggcacgctcaaaataaacccagccatgtgaattcaaatcgatgatttgacagtggcataggaaaagagatatgtttgtttcgaatttatttcggcataagccggctatcaatgtaaaaccttttttcggagggttcaagtgtggtttttgttgggtttaataaactgcctgaatttattctgataattggttgatagttttgctgcaagtagaggatgctgatgaggaatgtggtaattccgaaacgtgcgtccatccaaccatcttgcagtctatagggctttgcccaaataaatttgacaaacattcttttcctctgttggttaagctactcttgtagtttagtcaatgtatggttttaagctgaaataaaaaacaacaacaatgcttaaagaacaaaaccaacaataacaaaacaaaacaaatggaaaaagaagaggaggcacgctcaaaataaacccagccatgtgaattcaaatcgatgatttgacagtggcataggaaaagagatatgtttgtttcgaatttatttcggcataagccggctatcaatgtaaaaccttttttcggagggttcaagtgtggtttttgttgggtttaataaactgcctgaatttattctgataattggttgatagttttgctgcaagtagaggatgctgatgaggaatgtggtaattccgaaacgtgcgtccatccaaccatcttgcagtctatagggctttgcccaaataaatttgacaaacattcttttcctctgttggttaagctactcttgtagtttagtcaatgtatggttttaagctgaaataaaaaacaacaacaatgcttaaagaacaaaaccaacaataacaaaacaaaacaaatggaaaaagaagaggaggcacgctcaaaataaacccagccatgtgaattcaaatcgatgatttgacagtggcataggaaaagagatatgtttgtttcgaatttatttcggcataagccggctatcaatgtaaaaccttttttcggagggttcaagtgtggtttttgttgggtttaataaactgcctgaatttattctgataattggttgatagttttgctgcaagtagaggatgctgatgaggaatgtggtaattccgaaacgtgcgtccatccaaccatcttgcagtctatagggctttgcccaaataaatttgacaaacattcttttcctctgttggttaagctactcttgtagtttagtcaatgtatggttttaagctgaaataaaaaacaacaacaatgcttaaagaacaaaaccaacaataacaaaacaaaacaaatggatttattttttactttgaaacctccaaaaacatgttttttctacattctattttaattttgtcatttcattttgttctgcttcgttgtttgctgttggcaacgcttaagaaattgcatcaaatttcgatcgaatcccgtgatccaaacttttaatcgtatcgacaattttttcgatacgattatgaattcgatatcgaatgccgtgattagcccccagttaagcaaataaattgtagattgtcgttatttgaaaagaactgtgttttaattatggGGTCATTAAACATTAAACATTATGATTTAAGTTCCTAAATTTATGTTCAGTTTCATaattaaagctcctttattattctGTCTAGTTTgatttttagtcaatttaataaaaaaaaaatagcaattgatttaaaactattctttcaaaatgtatatattaataatgctgcaaaaaagcgtcgctaaaaaaagttctttttgggtctgggaggtgtgcaaaattggcggagaagcgatgactgtcataggacagatgtccaccatttcaacagccgttgcactgaatttgcatcacttcttaaggtctcatccaaattcagtgttttgaatgtgaattaaaaaattttgcgatattttctcaaatatatcatttttagtgcattctaatgcttgtctgaaacgtttgccctggaatattttcaaaaattatcgatttttctagaatggatttagcattctagaatgaataatttgtaccattttattaattctttttaacctatttgaaagaagaaaacaaaaatttcccattaaaatatgaaaaaacgagcTATAAAATACTGAATTTAAGAACTTCCTGtgaagttaaaataattaacttctttgtgaggacatttttggaagtgcttttaaagttgtgcctttagcacaactcccaatttttttgctgggaaaaagtgtggaaccacttttagttgctttattaaatattatttctctagttATCTTTATGTctgatttttataatttttataaaataaaacattaattgaacctataataggggctatagccccctaggaaaattgtctagctacgctaatgtttgCGGGGGAGTTCTCCTATCTCAGAGCTAATACCCTTTTTAATCCTCCTTGCAAATGCCAGAAAAAGTCCAATGAATGTAAAATCcatctttccatattttttttggaattgcaTCTATATTACTCCAAATAACTTTTTGCTCAGAATTATGTTAAGTATATACTAGTTTTCGTTCAGAAAATGTGTAATGcagcaaaatatatttaatttgttgcTAAAAAGTCGTAAACTCGcagcaaaaatgaaaatttaaaaaaacatttaaaatggtTTAATAACGGTTTGGGTTTTCGCTaaaacaactttaacttcacaccCTTGTCTACGAGTTGATTGCTCTTCAGCCACAGTATTGTGCAGCAGCAGTACAGACCCTGAAACTTGTGCGCAATTTTCCCATTATACGAACCAAATTGCATTAAATTGTTCGGACAAATTGCGGAAACGTGTTTATGTGGACTCCCTCAGAGATACGAAACCTAAGATGGCTAATGTATGTAAGAATGAATAGCTTTGTGAGAGTGACTGGCCATATTCTCAACTTATTGTCcatgaaataatatttatggcgatacctacaaatattaaataagTAAGCTAATCGTTActttaaacagaaaattttattgtggagtcttccaataaaataaacaataatagaGAGGGCTCTCTTTTTTTAACAAAGAGTACAATAAATATGTTAAAtacttaatttatgaaagaaatgtcctcacaaatccTTTAATGGTTGTTCGACACATTGGACACTGGACAACACCAGGTGCACATTGGACACATGTAACTGTAAAAAGATCGAATACGGAAttacaaattggaaaataaatgtTGTTTTATATGTATACAAACCTAAGTGTCCACAAGGGAGATACACTACAGCGACTTCTTCGTCTAAACATATCTTACAAAGACGGGCGTCTTTCAGCTTTCGATTTTCCTCTTCCAAAGATATGCAAGAATTGTTGGAATTTTCCGCTCTCGAATTGTGTTTATCGGTCGGTTTTATTGTCTTTTGTTTATTACTATCGTCTGTTTTAGGTGATGATATGGGATGGTTATTATAGGCATTTCCCATATTTTCAATTGGACCAGTTGTACATGCCACATTATTTTGGTTGGTACTGGTTTCTGAAGTAAGGGCTCGATTAAATCCTGCACAATCACCTGCGCTAGAAGATGAACTTAAATCTTGTTCTTCGTTACgttcattttcgtcaaataCAGCTTTCATTAAATCTTCAATAGTTGCATAGGGGATGCCCGTGCGATTCAATTGCCGCAGCGTTTCGTTTCGTAATACTCCACCATCAATTCCCATTTCTAGAGCTAATTTTACGGGTGCCGTTGACATTGCTTCTTCAATAGTCATACAAGTACTAACTGTATTTTGTGAAGATGATCTGGTCAATTGTTGAACTTCTTGTATGTAATTCGGACCTTTTACCAAACGAACAAACTGGCACATCGGGtaccttaaattgtaaatttaacatataaaatttccacaaaggtCAAAACTGCAAACTTAATAGTATTTCTTATAATGGCTCAATTAGTTGGTATTAGGCCTatcatttgttaaattttattaattatgttCCATTTATGCGTGTTTCTTGTTTATTAAATTGAGTTAAACCAAATTAGCTTAACGTACTACAATTGGCGTTGCAGATAGTTAttactcaaaatattaaaaaattccgaataaatttttaatcaaaaaacgcggaactaaagacaaaattaacaaattaggataatttgtttaaaaatcccGAATGACAGCTCTAGTTGGcatgttgaaatcgattcaaatgGTGTTTACCAAGGCAGATTTAGTAAGGTAgttttagtattacaaaaacaaaaatgtcagtcgccatattgaaactttgattgtcagtcaaattgaattaaattttccactTCTTGAACAATATGTTCAACAAGTGTGAAATTTAAAATgaagaaaatctggaaatcTTTCGATGTATACTTCGAAATATGAGGAAATGTGTTACGGTTCGcaagaataattgaagtaattcttaccatcaattataaggacaatttatttcgatacttttctgtcataaatttaaaacaaattgaacattttaaaatttttggtataaaataattttattttgaatttttatttttatttctcacaATTGTCAATTAAACGCTGGCGTAGCTGGCAACATTTTCGTAGGGGATAAAAGCTACAACGTGTGCTGTGAAGATacctcaaaaagagaaaaaataaattcttatagATGGCAAGAACCCAGTACCCATGTTCTGTAATTTTCACATTAATAATTTACTCACATGGTATATCAAAATGGCACAAATGGAACAGAAACAAGAGGAATTTgaacaaagttttgtttctcccATTGAATTGTTTCTGCATCTTTGTGATTCGAAAAAAGCTGTcatgtgtcaaacatttttcgttttattgctacactgatagaaaaaaacttcattATAGTAACgatatgtgtcattaaaattcatCCAAGGAAACATTTTCATGAATATAACGACATTTTTCGTcattacgagggcagttcggaaacttcctagcctagcacaaaaagcgcgatataaacagaaaaaagttaagtgttttggaaacttccatctctgttatgaacacatgttaaattttgtttcgatctggcaactccttcatatagaaacagatgTTCAAAAaatacgcatccgcaatttctttttacaatggaaaaattagaaatgcgtgccgtcattaaatatttacataaaaaaggtttatcgggacaaccgATAAACCCTACGCAGTGCTAAAAAACCTCACACCCAACACATCGCTCTTCATGatacaaattttcaaccacatttTGGAAACCGGTGTTATTCCTCTGCAATGAAAAATCTTCACTATTGTTTCAATACCACAACCAAAAAAGACATTAACTCAATTAGTAACTACCGGCCTATTTCGTTAATCCCATGTGCTTCCAAAGTTCTCGACTCTCCTTGTTAATAAGAATAAGTTACTTAGTATTCAAAAAGTTGCCTTTAAACCTTTCAAAGGTGACATCGATGTCCAAACGTACATCATTTTGCAGCAAACAACCTATCTCATAGAGGTCACTTATCTATCCTTTCAATTGATTTGTATAAAGCCTTCGATCGGGTAGGCATTCATACCATAATATCCCAGCTCTTTGAGTGGAAATCGTTTAAttggatttatttattaatttttaacaaagaaaaagaTACGAGTTAAAGTCAATAATGTATACTCAACCATAAAACCCCTGTATAATGGTATCCCTCAAGGTTCACCCCTCTCTGTGGTTCTTTTCcagatacacgctcacaaaaaatcgcttctgtaacatatactcccaaacatattttgcttcaagcatatacatttttgggtattacccaaacatttatatgtttgatctcttccaatatataatatgtttgaaagcatattggtctaaacaatatatgtttgggtagtctaagttccaaacattttgtatttttgcatccaaattcaataatgttgtcttccaaaaaacaatatgttattatgtgaacatataatatgtttggaagcattttgcacccaaaaatattatatgcttaaaaaaaattctcccaaacaatattgtgctcaaaattttatttatttatttatatatttacaatcataatgaattatgaaaataaacaggtaatataggtgctaacaacataggttttcgacctgaatgctcaaaattttgtttctgcctaattgtatattccctcacatatttctcacttccacgagattttttagttcttagcaccttttttttattatgtgaacatataatatgtttggaagcattttgcacccaaaaatattatatgcttaaaaaaaattctcccaaacaatattgtgctcaaaattttatttatttatttatatatttacaatcaaaatgaattatgaaaataaacaggtaatataggtgctaacaacataggttttcgacctgaatgctcaaaattttgtttctgcccaattgtatattcccccacatctttctcacttccacga
Encoded here:
- the Diap2 gene encoding death-associated inhibitor of apoptosis 2; protein product: MSLESIDNLDLLIESNRLATFKNWPNPNISPESLAKAGFFYLNRSDEVKCAWCKGVIAQWEKHDDAFQEHRRFFPDCPRAQLGPLIEMASAGIRDLGIEQISPSKNPKFSSLDARLQTYTNWPIPNIQSPELLAQAGLYYQEVDDQVRCFHCNMGLRSWEKEDDPWFEHAKWYPMCQFVRLVKGPNYIQEVQQLTRSSSQNTVSTCMTIEEAMSTAPVKLALEMGIDGGVLRNETLRQLNRTGIPYATIEDLMKAVFDENERNEEQDLSSSSSAGDCAGFNRALTSETSTNQNNVACTTGPIENMGNAYNNHPISSPKTDDSNKQKTIKPTDKHNSRAENSNNSCISLEEENRKLKDARLCKICLDEEVAVVYLPCGHLVTCVQCAPGVVQCPMCRTTIKGFVRTFLS